In Streptomyces violaceusniger Tu 4113, one DNA window encodes the following:
- a CDS encoding ATP-dependent helicase, with protein MLRHRPEPGALPVLDAPQRAVAEHRGGPLLVLAGPGTGKTTTLVEAVARRVREGADPERLLVLTFSRKAAVELRDRMAARLGGASAPRATTFHSYCYALVRAHQDVDLFVDPLRLLSGPEQDVVVRELLAGQAELAREGRAFVRWPDDLRACLTTRGFADEVRAVLARSRELGLGPRALGEFAERTGRPDWSAAAGFLAEYLDVLDAQGVLDYAELVHRAVLLAGRPEVAAELAGRYDAVFVDEYQDTDVAQGRLLGALAGGGRTLLAFGDPDQSIYAFRGADVGGILRFREDFPRADGRPADMEVLTVSRRSGAVLLAATRRITGRMPLTRLPARAVRAHRELAAVRDGGRVEAYTYPTAGAELDNVADILRRAHLEDGVPWREMAVLVRAGGRSIPGVRRALTSAGVPVEVDGDDIPLRHEPAVAPLLTALRAAATAALPDSGGLSAVLGVETALTLLTSPLGGMDAADLRRLGRALREEERSAGRAVPRPSDVLLAEALAEPERLAVHDPAYARGAQRLGPLLRTAREALARGGTAEQALWQLWDGTSWPGRLERAAQRGGTAGRNADRDLDAVCALFETAARAEERTGGRGALNFLEEIDAQDIAADTLSRRMVRPDAVRLMTAHRAKGLEWALVVVAGVQEGLWPDLRRRGSLLEADRIGRDGLAEPLPPGALLAEERRLFYVAATRAKERLVVTAVKAASEDGDQPSRFLTELGVPPTDVTQRPRRPLSVAALVAELRATTVDPDASEALRDAAARRLARLAALRDEEGRPLVPAAHPHRWWGLHEPTHSEVPLRDRDRPVALSGSALDQLVNTCSLQWFLGREVKADAPSTAAQGFGNVVHVLADEVASGRTPADLAVLMERLDSVWDALAFDAPWKSRQEKEQARAALERFLHWHVMERGGRTPVATEHSFDVTLEADVYKVRIRGSMDRVETDGEGHAYVVDFKTGKQAVTRGDVEHHPQLAAYQLAVREGAVDDLFEGGRPEAGGAELVQLRQGAAKKDGGDDVPKVQAQEPPDGEWVGQLLATAAGRVLDERFTPTTGDHCERCAFRGACSARAEGRHVVE; from the coding sequence CTGCTCCGTCATCGGCCGGAGCCCGGAGCCCTTCCTGTCCTGGACGCACCGCAGCGCGCTGTGGCTGAGCATCGGGGCGGCCCCTTGCTGGTGCTCGCCGGGCCCGGTACGGGCAAGACGACGACGCTCGTGGAGGCGGTGGCCCGCCGGGTGCGCGAGGGCGCGGACCCCGAGCGGCTCCTTGTGCTCACCTTCAGCCGTAAGGCCGCCGTCGAACTGCGCGACCGCATGGCCGCGCGCCTGGGCGGCGCGAGCGCCCCACGGGCCACGACCTTCCACTCCTACTGCTACGCCCTGGTCCGCGCCCACCAGGACGTCGATCTCTTCGTCGATCCGCTGCGGCTGCTCTCCGGGCCGGAGCAGGACGTCGTCGTCAGGGAGCTGCTCGCCGGCCAGGCCGAGCTGGCGCGCGAGGGCCGGGCCTTCGTCCGCTGGCCCGACGACCTGCGCGCCTGCCTGACCACGCGGGGCTTCGCCGACGAGGTGCGCGCGGTGCTCGCCCGCAGCCGGGAGCTGGGCCTGGGCCCACGGGCGCTGGGGGAGTTCGCCGAGCGCACCGGGCGCCCCGACTGGTCCGCCGCGGCCGGTTTCCTCGCCGAGTACCTCGACGTCCTGGACGCCCAGGGGGTGCTGGACTACGCGGAGCTGGTGCACCGCGCGGTGCTGCTCGCCGGGCGGCCGGAGGTCGCGGCCGAGCTGGCGGGGCGGTACGACGCCGTGTTCGTCGACGAGTACCAGGACACCGACGTGGCCCAGGGCCGGCTGCTGGGGGCGCTCGCGGGCGGCGGCAGGACCCTGCTCGCCTTCGGCGACCCCGATCAGTCGATCTACGCCTTCCGCGGTGCCGACGTGGGCGGCATCCTCCGCTTCCGCGAGGACTTCCCGCGGGCGGACGGCCGGCCCGCCGACATGGAGGTCCTCACCGTCTCCCGCCGCTCGGGGGCCGTCCTGCTCGCGGCCACCCGGCGGATCACCGGCCGGATGCCGCTCACCCGGCTGCCCGCGCGAGCCGTAAGGGCGCATCGGGAGCTCGCGGCCGTCCGCGACGGCGGCCGCGTCGAGGCGTACACGTACCCCACCGCGGGCGCCGAGCTCGACAACGTCGCCGACATCCTGCGCCGCGCCCATCTGGAGGACGGGGTGCCGTGGCGCGAGATGGCCGTCCTGGTGCGCGCCGGGGGGCGCTCGATCCCCGGTGTGCGCCGGGCGCTCACCTCGGCCGGAGTCCCCGTCGAGGTGGACGGCGATGACATCCCGCTGCGCCATGAGCCCGCCGTGGCCCCCCTGCTGACGGCGCTGCGGGCCGCCGCCACGGCCGCGCTGCCGGACAGCGGCGGGCTGTCCGCGGTCCTCGGCGTCGAGACCGCCCTGACCCTGCTCACCTCGCCGCTCGGCGGGATGGACGCCGCCGATCTGCGCCGCCTGGGCCGTGCGCTGCGCGAGGAGGAGCGGTCCGCCGGACGCGCGGTGCCGCGCCCCTCCGACGTCCTGCTCGCCGAGGCGCTCGCCGAGCCCGAGCGGCTGGCCGTCCACGACCCGGCGTACGCACGCGGCGCCCAGCGGCTCGGGCCGCTGCTGCGCACCGCCCGGGAGGCGCTGGCCCGGGGCGGCACCGCCGAACAGGCGCTGTGGCAGTTGTGGGACGGCACCTCCTGGCCCGGGCGGCTGGAGCGGGCCGCGCAGCGCGGCGGCACCGCCGGGCGGAACGCGGACCGTGACCTCGACGCGGTGTGCGCGCTGTTCGAGACCGCCGCCCGCGCCGAGGAGCGCACCGGCGGCCGCGGCGCCCTCAACTTCCTGGAGGAGATCGACGCCCAGGACATCGCCGCCGACACCCTCTCCCGCCGGATGGTCCGCCCCGACGCCGTACGGCTGATGACCGCCCACCGCGCCAAGGGGCTCGAATGGGCCCTGGTGGTCGTCGCGGGGGTGCAGGAGGGGCTGTGGCCCGATCTGCGGCGCCGCGGCTCGCTCCTGGAGGCCGACCGGATCGGCCGGGACGGACTGGCCGAGCCACTGCCGCCGGGCGCGCTGCTGGCCGAGGAGCGGCGGCTGTTCTACGTGGCGGCGACCCGCGCGAAGGAGCGGCTCGTGGTCACCGCCGTCAAGGCCGCCTCCGAGGACGGGGACCAGCCCTCCCGCTTCCTCACCGAACTCGGCGTCCCGCCCACCGACGTCACCCAGCGGCCGCGCCGCCCGCTGTCCGTCGCCGCGCTCGTCGCCGAGCTGCGCGCCACCACCGTCGACCCGGATGCCTCGGAGGCGCTGCGCGACGCCGCCGCGCGCCGGCTGGCGCGGCTCGCGGCGCTGCGCGACGAGGAGGGCCGGCCGCTGGTCCCGGCCGCCCATCCGCACCGCTGGTGGGGGCTGCACGAGCCGACACACAGCGAGGTCCCGCTGCGCGACCGGGACCGGCCCGTGGCGCTGTCCGGCAGCGCCCTCGACCAGCTCGTCAACACCTGCTCGCTCCAGTGGTTCCTGGGGCGCGAGGTGAAGGCCGACGCGCCCTCGACGGCCGCCCAGGGCTTCGGCAACGTCGTGCACGTCCTGGCCGACGAGGTCGCCTCCGGACGCACCCCGGCCGATCTCGCGGTCCTCATGGAGCGCCTGGACTCCGTATGGGACGCGCTCGCCTTCGACGCCCCCTGGAAGTCACGGCAGGAGAAGGAGCAGGCACGGGCGGCCCTGGAGCGCTTTCTGCACTGGCATGTGATGGAGCGCGGCGGCCGCACCCCGGTCGCCACCGAGCACTCCTTCGACGTCACGCTCGAAGCCGACGTCTATAAGGTGCGCATCCGCGGCAGCATGGACCGCGTCGAGACGGACGGCGAGGGGCACGCCTATGTCGTCGACTTCAAGACCGGCAAGCAGGCCGTGACCCGGGGCGATGTCGAGCACCATCCCCAACTGGCGGCCTATCAGTTGGCGGTGCGCGAGGGCGCCGTCGACGACCTCTTCGAGGGCGGGCGCCCCGAGGCGGGCGGCGCGGAGCTCGTCCAGCTACGGCAGGGCGCCGCCAAGAAGGACGGCGGCGACGACGTCCCCAAGGTCCAGGCCCAGGAGCCGCCGGACGGCGAGTGGGTGGGGCAGTTGCTCGCCACCGCGGCCGGGCGCGTCCTCGACGAGCGGTTCACCCCGACCACGGGCGACCACTGCGAGCGCTGCGCCTTCCGCGGCGCGTGCAGCGCCCGCGCGGAGGGGCGCCATGTGGTCGAGTGA
- a CDS encoding mycoredoxin — protein MSGTVTMYSTTWCGYCRRLKGQMDREGIAYTEINIEQDPESAAFVEKANGGNQTVPTVLFPDGSTLTNPSLAQVKAKVGG, from the coding sequence ATGTCCGGCACTGTGACGATGTACAGCACCACCTGGTGCGGCTACTGCCGCCGTCTGAAGGGGCAGATGGACCGCGAGGGCATCGCCTACACCGAGATCAACATCGAGCAGGACCCGGAGTCCGCGGCCTTCGTCGAGAAGGCGAACGGCGGCAACCAGACGGTGCCGACCGTTCTCTTCCCCGATGGGTCGACCCTGACCAACCCGTCCTTGGCGCAGGTCAAGGCCAAGGTCGGCGGCTGA
- a CDS encoding dipeptidase: MSNTPDTDNAVRAYVDDHRAAFLAELSEWLRIPSVSADPARADDVRRSAEWLRGHLAATGFPVAEIWDTPGAPAVFAEWPSGDPDALTVLVYGHHDVQPADREDGWRTDPFEPVIEDGRLYARGAADDKGQVLFHTLGIRAHLAVTGRGAPAVNLKLLIEGEEESGSPHFSELIRAHADRLACDTVIVSDTGMWSEDTPTVCTGMRGLVECQIDLHGPAQDIHSGSFGGAVPNPATEAARLAAALHDADRKVAIPGFYDGVVELTDRERELFAELPFDEAGWLRTAHSRASLGEAGYSTLERIWARPTAEVNGIGGGYQGPGGKTIVPSAAQLKLSFRLVAGQDVEKVQSAVRDWVAARLPAGIRHEITYWGATRPCLTPLDHPALQSVVRAMGRAFGQEVRFTREGGSGPAADLQDVLGAPVLFLGISVPSDGWHAPNEKVELGLLMKGAETAAHLWDDLAENGRE, translated from the coding sequence ATGAGCAACACCCCGGACACGGACAACGCCGTCCGCGCCTATGTGGACGACCATCGCGCCGCCTTTCTCGCCGAACTCTCCGAGTGGCTGCGCATCCCGTCCGTATCCGCCGACCCGGCCCGCGCCGACGACGTCCGGCGCAGCGCCGAGTGGCTGAGGGGCCATCTGGCCGCGACGGGCTTCCCGGTGGCTGAGATATGGGACACACCGGGCGCCCCGGCCGTCTTCGCCGAATGGCCGTCCGGCGATCCCGACGCCCTTACGGTGCTCGTCTACGGCCACCACGACGTCCAGCCCGCCGACCGCGAGGACGGCTGGCGCACCGACCCCTTCGAGCCCGTCATCGAGGACGGCAGGCTCTACGCCCGCGGCGCCGCCGACGACAAGGGGCAGGTCCTTTTCCACACCCTGGGGATACGCGCGCATCTGGCCGTGACCGGCCGTGGCGCGCCCGCGGTGAACCTCAAGCTGCTGATCGAGGGCGAGGAGGAGTCCGGTTCCCCGCACTTCTCCGAGCTGATCCGCGCGCACGCCGACCGGCTGGCCTGCGACACCGTGATCGTCTCCGACACCGGGATGTGGTCCGAGGACACCCCGACCGTCTGTACCGGCATGCGGGGCCTCGTCGAATGCCAGATCGATCTCCACGGGCCCGCCCAGGACATCCACTCCGGCTCCTTCGGCGGCGCGGTCCCCAACCCGGCCACCGAGGCCGCCCGTCTGGCCGCCGCGCTGCACGACGCCGACCGTAAGGTGGCCATCCCCGGCTTCTACGACGGTGTCGTGGAGCTGACCGACCGTGAGCGCGAGCTCTTCGCCGAGCTGCCCTTCGACGAGGCGGGCTGGCTGCGGACCGCGCATTCGCGGGCCTCGCTCGGCGAGGCGGGGTACTCCACCCTGGAGCGGATCTGGGCCCGTCCGACCGCCGAGGTCAACGGCATCGGCGGAGGCTATCAAGGGCCGGGCGGAAAGACCATCGTGCCCTCGGCCGCCCAGTTGAAGCTGTCCTTCCGGCTGGTGGCCGGGCAGGACGTGGAGAAGGTCCAGTCGGCCGTACGGGACTGGGTCGCCGCCCGGCTCCCGGCCGGTATCCGCCATGAGATCACCTATTGGGGCGCCACCCGCCCCTGTCTGACCCCGCTGGACCACCCCGCGCTCCAGTCGGTCGTCCGGGCCATGGGGCGCGCCTTCGGCCAGGAGGTCCGCTTCACCCGCGAGGGCGGATCGGGCCCCGCCGCCGATCTCCAGGACGTCCTCGGCGCCCCGGTGCTCTTCCTGGGCATCTCGGTGCCGTCCGACGGCTGGCACGCGCCCAACGAGAAGGTCGAGCTCGGCCTGCTCATGAAGGGTGCCGAGACGGCCGCCCATCTCTGGGACGATCTCGCCGAGAATGGGCGGGAATAG
- a CDS encoding ATP-dependent DNA helicase — protein sequence MAARITDPEELKELLGIPFTPEQVACITARPAPQVIVAGAGSGKTTVMAARVVWLVGTGQVAPDRVLGLTFTNKAAGELAERVRRALVTAGIVDQDPDPGATEEAAGEPVISTYHAFAGQLLKDHGLRVGLEPSARLLADATRFQLAARVLRSAPGPYPALTRPFSDLVTDLLALDAELAEHLVPAERLRAYDTELLRTLEGARLTNEALRKVPEAARARQELLGLVEAYREEKRRRDLLDFGDQIAHSATLALDHPEVGRILREQFAVVLLDEYQDTSVAQRLLLSGLFGGGTGHPVTAVGDPCQAIYGWRGASVANLDDFPEHFRHADNSPARRFALSENRRSGGRLLDLANGLAAPLRAMHEGVEALRPAPGAERDGAVRCALLPTHAEELAWLADSIAHLVRTGTPPGEIAVLCRTAGDFAQIQGALVERDIPVEVVGLSGLLHLPEVADLVAVCEVLQDPGANAALVRLLTGPRWRIGPRDLALLGRRARALVFHGGPDGADDDPDLRLPGAVEGTDPSEVISLADALDTFLEAGGGPDDGLPFSAEARIRFARLAAELRELRRSLADPLMDVLHRVLATTGLEVELSASPHALAARRRETLGNFLDVAAAFAGREGGAAVEGEATLQGFLGFLRTAAQYEKGLDNALPGGENTVKVLTAHKSKGLEWDVVAVPGLVAKQFPSEQSRESWTANAKVLPHELRGDARTLPDVTAWDSKGIAAFKDAMKGHQRTEELRLGYVTFTRPRSLLLGSGHWWGPTQKRPRGPSAFLDALREHCEAGYGEVEAWAEPPEEGAENPALRASAADRAWPLPLDPAALRHRRRAADVVLAHLARIETAGEGPTAQDGGHSSADGGPFPEPMDDLEPPEEPEPLEDPEWPAPPEDPYEDADAYGAADDSYEPYEDEPYGDGPHADPYGAPEPGVPDITREPAEDELAPEEARLASSWDRDLDALAGELRRARETVHEVPLPGTLTASQLLRLADDPDAFARELARPMPRPPRPAARRGTRFHAWVEARFEALSLPFLGPDELPGGEEDEAEIADERDLTALKEAFARTPYARRTPYRVEVPVQLTLAGRIIRGRIDAVYRASGSGPDGGPRYEIVDWKTGRSQDADPLQLAIYRLAWAEQHGLPLSAVTAAFVYVRSGEVVRPAGLPGRAGLERVLLGEPGGGTGGGPLGEPDEGDGGAEADVAGDGAEGAAGNDHTDAEAVTESERS from the coding sequence GTGGCAGCCCGCATCACCGATCCCGAGGAGCTCAAGGAACTCCTCGGGATCCCGTTCACCCCTGAGCAGGTGGCGTGCATCACCGCACGGCCCGCCCCGCAGGTGATCGTCGCCGGGGCGGGCTCCGGCAAGACCACGGTGATGGCCGCCCGCGTCGTCTGGCTGGTCGGCACCGGACAGGTCGCGCCCGACCGGGTGCTCGGCCTCACCTTCACCAACAAGGCCGCCGGAGAGCTGGCCGAGCGGGTCCGTAGGGCCCTCGTCACGGCGGGCATCGTGGACCAGGACCCGGATCCGGGCGCCACCGAGGAGGCCGCGGGCGAGCCCGTCATCTCCACGTACCACGCCTTCGCCGGACAGTTGCTCAAGGACCACGGGCTGCGCGTCGGCCTGGAGCCGAGCGCCCGGCTGCTCGCCGACGCCACCCGCTTCCAGCTCGCCGCGCGCGTCCTGCGCTCGGCCCCCGGCCCGTATCCGGCGCTCACCCGCCCCTTCTCCGACCTGGTCACCGATCTGCTCGCGCTCGACGCCGAGCTCGCCGAGCACCTCGTCCCCGCCGAGCGGCTGCGCGCGTACGACACCGAGCTGCTGCGGACCCTGGAGGGGGCGCGGCTCACCAACGAGGCGCTGCGCAAGGTGCCCGAGGCCGCCCGCGCCCGCCAGGAGCTGCTGGGCCTGGTCGAGGCGTACCGCGAGGAGAAGCGGCGCCGCGATCTGCTCGACTTCGGCGACCAGATCGCCCATTCGGCGACCCTGGCCCTCGACCACCCGGAGGTCGGTCGGATCCTGCGCGAGCAGTTCGCGGTCGTCCTGCTCGACGAGTACCAGGACACCTCGGTCGCCCAGCGGCTGCTGCTGTCCGGTCTCTTCGGCGGCGGCACCGGACACCCCGTCACCGCCGTCGGCGACCCCTGCCAGGCCATCTACGGCTGGCGCGGCGCCTCCGTGGCCAACCTGGACGACTTCCCCGAGCACTTCCGGCACGCCGACAACAGCCCGGCGCGGCGGTTCGCGCTCAGCGAGAACCGGCGCAGCGGGGGCCGCCTCCTGGACCTCGCCAATGGGCTGGCCGCCCCGCTGCGCGCGATGCACGAGGGCGTCGAGGCACTGCGCCCCGCGCCCGGTGCCGAGCGGGACGGAGCGGTGCGCTGTGCGCTGTTGCCCACCCACGCCGAGGAGCTGGCCTGGCTCGCCGACTCCATCGCCCACCTGGTGCGCACCGGCACCCCGCCCGGTGAGATCGCGGTCCTGTGCCGTACGGCGGGTGACTTCGCGCAGATCCAGGGCGCCCTGGTGGAGCGGGACATTCCGGTGGAGGTGGTGGGCCTGTCGGGGCTGCTGCATCTGCCGGAGGTCGCCGATCTGGTGGCCGTCTGCGAGGTCCTCCAGGACCCGGGGGCCAACGCCGCGCTGGTCCGTCTGCTCACCGGGCCGCGCTGGCGGATCGGCCCCCGCGACCTCGCGCTGCTCGGCCGCCGCGCCCGCGCGCTGGTCTTCCACGGCGGGCCGGACGGGGCGGACGACGATCCGGACCTACGGCTCCCCGGGGCCGTCGAGGGCACCGACCCCTCCGAGGTGATCTCCCTCGCCGACGCCCTCGACACCTTCCTGGAGGCGGGCGGCGGCCCGGACGACGGGCTGCCCTTCTCGGCCGAGGCACGGATCCGGTTCGCCCGGCTCGCCGCCGAACTCCGCGAACTGCGCCGCTCGCTGGCCGATCCGCTGATGGACGTGCTCCACCGGGTGCTGGCCACCACGGGCCTCGAGGTCGAGCTGTCCGCCTCACCGCACGCCCTGGCCGCGCGCCGCCGCGAGACGCTCGGCAACTTCCTGGACGTCGCGGCCGCCTTCGCGGGCCGGGAGGGCGGCGCGGCCGTGGAGGGCGAGGCCACCCTGCAGGGCTTCCTCGGCTTCCTGCGCACCGCCGCGCAGTACGAGAAGGGGCTCGACAACGCCCTCCCCGGCGGTGAGAACACGGTCAAGGTGCTCACCGCCCACAAGTCCAAGGGGCTGGAGTGGGACGTGGTGGCGGTGCCGGGGCTGGTCGCCAAGCAGTTCCCGAGCGAGCAGTCCCGCGAGTCCTGGACGGCGAACGCGAAGGTCCTGCCGCATGAGCTGCGCGGGGACGCGCGGACCCTCCCGGACGTCACCGCCTGGGACAGCAAGGGGATCGCGGCCTTCAAGGACGCCATGAAGGGGCATCAGCGGACCGAGGAGCTCCGGCTTGGCTATGTGACGTTCACCCGGCCGCGGTCGCTGCTCCTGGGCTCCGGCCACTGGTGGGGCCCCACCCAGAAGCGGCCGCGCGGCCCGTCGGCCTTCCTGGACGCGCTGCGCGAGCACTGTGAGGCCGGGTACGGCGAGGTCGAGGCATGGGCCGAGCCGCCGGAGGAGGGCGCGGAGAACCCGGCCCTGCGGGCGTCGGCGGCCGACCGGGCCTGGCCGCTTCCGCTGGACCCGGCAGCGCTGCGCCACCGGCGGCGCGCCGCCGATGTGGTGCTCGCCCATCTGGCGCGCATCGAGACGGCGGGGGAGGGGCCGACCGCGCAGGACGGGGGGCACTCCTCGGCTGACGGGGGTCCGTTCCCGGAGCCCATGGACGATCTGGAGCCACCGGAGGAGCCTGAACCCCTGGAGGACCCGGAGTGGCCCGCGCCTCCGGAGGACCCTTACGAGGACGCGGACGCGTACGGAGCTGCCGACGACTCGTACGAGCCATACGAGGACGAGCCGTACGGCGACGGGCCACACGCCGATCCTTACGGCGCACCGGAACCCGGTGTGCCGGATATCACGCGAGAACCGGCCGAGGACGAGCTGGCACCCGAGGAGGCCCGGCTGGCGAGTTCCTGGGACCGCGATCTGGACGCGCTCGCCGGGGAGCTGCGCCGCGCCCGCGAGACCGTGCACGAGGTGCCCCTGCCGGGGACGCTGACCGCCTCCCAGCTGCTGCGCCTCGCCGACGACCCGGACGCTTTCGCACGGGAGCTGGCCCGCCCCATGCCCCGCCCGCCGCGCCCCGCCGCGCGGCGCGGCACCCGCTTCCACGCCTGGGTCGAAGCGCGCTTCGAGGCGCTGTCGCTGCCCTTCCTCGGCCCCGACGAGCTGCCTGGCGGCGAGGAGGACGAGGCGGAGATCGCCGACGAGCGGGATCTGACCGCGCTCAAGGAGGCGTTCGCGCGCACGCCGTACGCCCGTCGCACCCCTTACCGCGTGGAGGTGCCGGTCCAGCTGACCCTGGCGGGCCGCATCATCCGCGGCCGGATCGACGCGGTGTACCGCGCGTCCGGAAGCGGCCCCGACGGCGGCCCGCGCTACGAGATCGTCGACTGGAAGACCGGCCGCTCCCAGGACGCCGACCCGCTCCAGCTGGCCATCTACCGCCTCGCCTGGGCCGAGCAGCATGGACTGCCCCTGTCGGCGGTCACGGCGGCGTTCGTGTACGTGCGCAGCGGTGAGGTCGTGCGCCCCGCCGGACTGCCCGGCCGGGCCGGGCTCGAGCGCGTCCTGCTCGGGGAGCCGGGCGGCGGGACCGGCGGCGGTCCGCTCGGCGAGCCGGATGAGGGGGATGGGGGCGCGGAGGCGGACGTGGCCGGGGACGGGGCCGAGGGCGCGGCCGGAAATGACCATACCGACGCCGAAGCCGTCACCGAGAGCGAGCGCTCATGA
- the nudC gene encoding NAD(+) diphosphatase, which translates to MTTWTDHATDRPITLAAPSGIDRSAHHRLDEAWLAAAWSHPTTRVFVVSGGQALVDDTPDGRTELVMTPSFEAPPTENHRYFLGTDQEGVRYFALQKDSLPGRMDQSARPAGLREAGALLSERDAGLLVHAVALENWQRLHRFCSRCGERTMIAAAGHIRRCPACGAEHYPRTDPAVIMLVRDEQDRALLGRQVHWPEGRFSTLAGFVEPGESIEQAVVREVAEEAGVTVGEVEYVASQPWPFPSSLMLGFMAQATSSLIQVDGEEIHEARWFSRDDLRAAIESGEVLPPSGISIAARLIELWYGEPLPRG; encoded by the coding sequence GTGACCACCTGGACCGACCACGCCACCGACCGGCCGATCACGCTCGCTGCCCCGAGCGGCATCGACCGCTCCGCGCATCACCGCCTGGACGAGGCGTGGCTGGCGGCGGCGTGGAGTCACCCGACGACGCGTGTCTTCGTGGTCTCCGGCGGCCAGGCCCTGGTCGACGACACCCCGGACGGCCGCACCGAGCTCGTCATGACCCCGTCCTTCGAGGCCCCGCCCACCGAGAACCACCGCTACTTCCTGGGCACCGACCAGGAGGGCGTGCGCTACTTCGCGCTGCAGAAGGACTCCCTGCCGGGGCGGATGGACCAGTCGGCACGCCCCGCCGGGCTGCGCGAGGCGGGCGCGCTGCTGTCCGAGCGCGACGCGGGGCTGCTGGTGCACGCGGTCGCGTTGGAGAACTGGCAGCGGCTGCACCGCTTCTGCTCACGCTGCGGTGAGCGCACGATGATCGCGGCGGCGGGTCATATCCGCCGCTGCCCCGCGTGCGGCGCCGAGCACTACCCGCGGACCGACCCTGCCGTGATCATGCTGGTGCGGGACGAGCAGGACCGTGCGCTGCTGGGGCGGCAGGTGCACTGGCCGGAGGGGCGCTTCTCGACGCTGGCGGGCTTCGTGGAGCCGGGCGAGTCGATCGAGCAGGCCGTGGTCCGCGAGGTGGCGGAGGAGGCGGGCGTCACGGTCGGCGAGGTCGAGTACGTGGCCAGCCAGCCGTGGCCGTTCCCGTCCAGCCTGATGCTCGGCTTCATGGCACAGGCCACGTCCTCCCTGATCCAGGTGGACGGGGAGGAGATCCACGAGGCGCGCTGGTTCTCCCGGGACGACCTGCGGGCCGCGATCGAGTCCGGGGAGGTCCTGCCTCCGTCCGGTATCTCGATCGCGGCCCGGCTGATCGAACTCTGGTACGGCGAGCCCTTGCCGCGAGGCTGA
- a CDS encoding MGMT family protein, which produces MSRENRDSREPEDGDSADELPEYAERVLDVAESIPSGRVMTYGDVAEWLEEGGPRQVGRVMALYGGAVPWWRVVRADGALLPGHELRALDHYREEGTPLREAARSAEGHLPRIDMARARWDGGGQDHGR; this is translated from the coding sequence ATGAGCCGGGAGAACAGGGACAGCAGGGAGCCGGAGGACGGGGACAGCGCTGACGAGCTGCCCGAGTACGCCGAGCGGGTGCTGGACGTGGCCGAGTCGATCCCCTCCGGCCGCGTGATGACCTACGGGGACGTCGCGGAATGGCTGGAGGAGGGCGGGCCGCGCCAGGTGGGGCGGGTGATGGCGCTCTACGGGGGCGCCGTGCCGTGGTGGCGGGTGGTGCGCGCGGACGGTGCGCTGCTGCCCGGCCATGAGCTGCGCGCTCTTGACCACTACCGCGAGGAGGGCACCCCGCTGCGCGAGGCGGCGCGCTCGGCCGAGGGCCATCTGCCGCGGATCGACATGGCCAGGGCGCGGTGGGACGGGGGCGGGCAGGACCACGGCCGGTAG